The following proteins are encoded in a genomic region of Ostrea edulis chromosome 7, xbOstEdul1.1, whole genome shotgun sequence:
- the LOC125656370 gene encoding putative uncharacterized protein DDB_G0290521: MTYSVKKMKADQEAWITENHHRYNLPAVTDVKTGHSSKERICQEKSSQEGKHKRTAGKVSPGELSGTETLGNSPEQTPRNSRTETKDLSGTDTPGNAQEETPRNSPEQTPRNSPEQTPRISPKQTLRNSLEQTPRNSGTDTKDLSEETPRISQEETSRISPEQTSGNFWEQTLSNSKGKTPDELLKKTCTPGNSSRECKHYGTPRAYSGELLRNYTDSYEGT, translated from the exons ATGACATACAGCGTGAAGAAAATGAAGGCAGATCAAGAAGCTTGGATCACTGAAAACCACCACAGATACAATCTACCGGCTGTAACTG atGTAAAGACTGGACACTCCTCAAAGGAAAGAATATGCCAGGAAAAATCCTCACAGGAAGGAAAACACAAGAGAACTGCTGGGAAAGTAAGCCCTGGGGAACTCTCGGGAACAGAGACATTGGGGAACTCTCCGGAACAGACACCAAGAAACTCCAGAACAGAAACCAAGGATCTCTCAGGAACAGACACACCAGGTAATGCTCAGGAAGAGACACCAAGGAACTCGCCAGAACAGACACCAAGGAACTCTCCAGAACAGACACCAAGGATCTCTCCAAAACAGACACTAAGGAACTCTCTGGAACAGACACCAAGAAACTCTGGAACAGACACCAAAGATCTCTCAGAAGAGACACCAAGGATCTCTCAGGAAGAGACATCAAGGATCTCTCCGGAACAGACATCAGGGAACTTTTGGGAACAGACACTGAGTAACTCTAAGGGAAAGACACCAGATGAACTCCTTAAAAAGACTTGCACGCCAGGGAACTCCTCTAGAGAATGTAAACACTATGGTACTCCTAGAGCTTACTCGGGGGAACTCCTAAGGAAT TACACAGATTCTTATGAAGGAACATAG